One genomic segment of Coffea arabica cultivar ET-39 chromosome 6e, Coffea Arabica ET-39 HiFi, whole genome shotgun sequence includes these proteins:
- the LOC113695568 gene encoding protein DETOXIFICATION 53-like: MTSNQGSQEEIRDNGRARESRACGCQFLQRISVKEVWEELFSLMKIALPVALTTLLVFSKGIISMLFLGRMGKTELAGGSLAIGFANVTGFSVMKGLCMGMEPICSQAYGAKRLSVLSHTYIKTFLLLFFASIPITFLWLNVEPVLLRLGQDRVILRVAKAYLVYSIPELIAHAHITPLRSFLRTQGLNSPATVVATCSTLLHLPITYLLVSHLNLRVKGLALASVFYTLNMNIGLLLYLVFSKVAIKPWVGATLFSVLQGWGPLLSLAIPSLFSVCLEWWWYEIILFMSGLLSNPEACVAAMGILIQTTGTIYVFPFSLGLSISQRVGHELGAGQPARARFASLLGLCVGLAYGTLAFGLSVALRSVWGKLYTSDPQVLGLIAGVLPILGLAEVGNSSQTAACGALTGSARPRVGVRINLAAFYLVGIPCSVVFAFKLNIGFRGLWLGLIASQAACLSLMVYTLVQTDWKHQAKRAEQLTLAAHGDNDDGDGGSNLIP; this comes from the coding sequence GTGTGGGAAGAGCTCTTCTCCCTGATGAAGATTGCATTGCCAGTGGCGCTGACGACGTTGCTGGTATTTTCCAAGGGTATCATATCCATGCTCTTCTTGGGCCGCATGGGCAAGACTGAACTTGCCGGAGGCTCCCTTGCCATCGGCTTCGCCAACGTCACCGGCTTCTCCGTCATGAAAGGCCTCTGCATGGGGATGGAACCCATCTGCTCCCAAGCCTACGGCGCCAAGCGATTGTCCGTCCTCTCCCACACCTACATCAAAAccttcctcctcctcttcttcgCCTCCATTCCCATCACCTTTCTCTGGCTCAACGTCGAACCTGTCCTCCTCCGCCTCGGCCAGGACCGCGTCATCTTGCGAGTTGCCAAGGCTTACCTCGTCTACTCCATCCCCGAGTTGATTGCCCACGCTCACATCACCCCCTTGCGCTCCTTCTTGAGGACCCAGGGCCTCAACTCCCCCGCCACCGTTGTCGCCACTTGCTCCACCCTCCTCCACCTCCCCATCACCTACCTCCTTGTATCCCACCTCAACCTCCGGGTCAAGGGCCTTGCCTTGGCTTCCGTCTTCTACACCCTCAACATGAATATCGGCTTGCTCCTCTATCTCGTTTTCTCCAAAGTCGCCATCAAGCCCTGGGTCGGGGCAACCCTCTTCTCCGTCCTCCAAGGCTGGGGGCCCTTGCTCAGCCTCGCCATCCCCAGCCTCTTCTCCGTGTGCTTGGAGTGGTGGTGGTACGAGATCATCCTTTTTATGAGCGGCCTGTTGAGCAACCCGGAGGCCTGCGTCGCCGCCATGGGCATCCTCATCCAGACCACCGGTACCATCTACGTCTTCCCCTTTTCCCTCGGCTTGAGCATCTCCCAGCGCGTCGGCCACGAACTGGGGGCCGGTCAGCCCGCCAGAGCCAGATTTGCCTCCCTCCTCGGTCTCTGCGTCGGACTCGCTTATGGGACGTTAGCCTTCGGCTTGAGTGTGGCCCTGAGGTCTGTTTGGGGAAAGCTGTACACCAGCGACCCCCAGGTTCTGGGCTTAATTGCCGGTGTCCTCCCCATTTTGGGGTTGGCTGAGGTGGGCAATTCTTCTCAGACCGCTGCCTGCGGTGCCCTCACTGGCTCTGCACGCCCTAGGGTCGGCGTCCGCATAAACCTTGCCGCCTTTTACCTGGTGGGGATACCCTGCTCGGTAGTATTTGCATTCAAGCTCAACATAGGTTTCCGGGGGCTGTGGCTGGGTCTGATTGCATCCCAGGCTGCATGCTTGAGCCTCATGGTTTACACCTTGGTCCAAACTGACTGGAAGCACCAGGCCAAGAGGGCTGAGCAGTTGACGCTAGCCGCCCACGGGGACAACGATGATGGGGACGGAGGATCCAACCTTATTCCTTGA